The DNA segment ACTGACCTCGGTATGTACTTTGAATTCAACTTATCTAAGCAAATGGTCAATACTCATCTGACTAAAGATAGGTAGTTGAGAAAATACATACATAGAAATACAGAAAAAATGCGGAGGTAAGTCTACCTACAAAGGACACTGGCAGCAAAAGCTAACAAAATGCAAAAATATATAAAGCTACTTATGAAAATACACTTAGTAGACCCAAGTCCCAAGGCTGCTGACTCTTAGCATAGTCATCCTACCTTGAGGCATACTTTTTATGTATTGGGAACTGGGGAATGGGATAAAAGAAATAGTACTAATCCCTAATCCCCATTCCCTAGTCCCCCATTAAACTACTTTTTCCTTTCCTCCCATGTCTTCAAACCCGCAGCACCTGAGTGGTAACGAAATTCGCACCCGATTCCTTGACTTCTATGCCCAAAGGGGACACCAAATTTTGGCTAGTGCTTCCCTTGTGCCGGAAGATCCAACCGTGCTGCTGACGATCGCGGGGATGCTACCATTTAAGCCAATATTCCTGGGGCAGCGCACACCAGAATTTAAACGGGCGACGACTTCGCAAAAGTGCATCCGTACTAACGATATCGAGAATGTAGGACGCACCAAACGACATCAAACCTTCTTTGAAATGCTGGGTAACTTCAGCTTTGGTGACTATTTTAAAGAACAAGCGATCGCCTGGGGCTGGGAAATCTCCACAGAAGTTTTTGGCTTACCCAAGGAACGCTTAGTAGTCAGCGTCTTTGAGGAAGATGATGAAGCCTACGCAATTTGGCGCGATCAAATTGGTGTCACGGAAGCCAGAATCAAGCGCATGGGTGCAGATGATAATTTCTGGGTATCTGGCCCCACTGGCCCTTGTGGCCCTTGTTCGGAGATTTATTACGACTTCCACCCAGAAAGGGGCGACGACAATATAGATTTAGAAGACGATACCCGGTTTATCGAGTTTTATAACTTGGTATTCATGCAATACAACCGGGATGCGTCGGGTAATTTAACACCATTGCAAAACAAAAATATTGATACCGGGATGGGTTTGGAGAGAATCACCCAAATCCTGCAACGAGTACCGAATAATTACGAAACTGACTTAATTTTCCCGATTATCGAGACAGCAGCCAAAATTGCTGGCATTGACTACCATAGCAGCGATGAGAGTACTAAAGTTTCCCTCAAGGTAATTGGTGATCATGTCCGTTCCGTTGTCCACATGATTGCTGATGAAATCCGCGCCTCCAATGTGGGACGGGGTTATGTGTTGCGGCGTTTAATTCGGCGGGTGGTGCGTCATGGACGATTGATTGGGATTAGCGGGGAGTTTATCAACCAAGTAGCCGAAACTGCGATCGCTCTTTCCGAATCAGCATACCCCAACGTCCGCCAACGGGAAACCGTCATTAAAGCAGAACTGGAACGGGAAGAAGCTAATTTCCTTAAAACCCTTGATAGAGGGGAGAAACTCCTAGCGGAAATCATCGCTGAGGTGAAAAAACAAGGTAAAACCGTGATTAGTGGTAAAGATGCTTTCACTCTCTACGATACCCACGGTTTCCCCCTCGAACTCACCCAAGAAATTGCTGAAGAAAATAACCTGACAGTTGATGTTGAGGGATTCCAAAAACAAATGGAAATCCAACAACAAGGAGGCCGAGGCGCCCACGAAACCATCGATTTAACGGTGCAAGGTTCCCTCGACAAATTAGCAGAACACATCCACGCTACCGAGTTCATCGGTTATAGCCAAGCTACAGCAACGGCGAAAGTGGAAGTTTTGTTAGTCGATGGTGTTGTTCAAGAAGAAGCAGAAGCGGGAACAGAAGTACAGATTGTCCTTGACGAAACCCCATTTTATGCAGAATCCGGGGGACAAATCGGCGATCGCGGTTATATCTCCGGTGATGGTATCGTTGTTCAGGTGGAAGATGTCAAAAAAGAATCTGATTTCTTCGTGCATTTCGGACGCATCGAACGCGGAACCCTGCGCGTAGGCGATAACGTCACCGCCCAAATAGACCGCGCTGGTCGTCGTCGCGCCCAAGCTAACCATACTGCAACCCATCTATTACAAGCAGCCTTAAAGACCATCGTTGATGGTGGCATATCGCAAGCCGGTTCTCTCGTCTCTTTCGACAGATTGCGCTTTGACTTCAACTCTCCCCGTGGCTTGACAGTAGAGGAAATCCAACAAGTTGAAGAACAAATCAACACCTGGATTGCTGAAGCCCACTCAGCCAAAATCGAACTATTACCTTTAGCTGAGGCGAAAGCTAGAGGGGCGGTAGCGATGTTTGGGGAAAAATACGGTGATGAAGTCCGAGTCATAGATTTCCCTGGTGTATCTATGGAATTATGCGGTGGTACGCACGTAAGTAATACTGCGGAGATTGGCGTATTTAAGATTATTTCTGAAGCGGGTGTTGCGTCTGGTGTGCGGCGGATTGAAGCCGTTTCCGGCCTGGCTGTGCTGGATTACTTAAATGTGCGAGATAAAGTAGTTAAAGATTTAAGCGATCGCTTTAAAGTCAAACCCGAAGAACTACCAGAGAGAATCACCACTCTGCAAAATGAACTGAGAACTACAGAGAAGCAACTAGAAACCCTGAAGGGACAATTGGCGATCGCCAAATCCGACAGCCTACTACAAACAGCAGACACTTGCGGGGACTATAAAATCATAGTTGCCCAATTGGAAGGCGTAGACCCCGAATCCTTGAAAAGTGCAGCCGAACGCCTACTACAAAAAATCGGTAACGGTGCAGTGGTCTTGGGTTCCGTTCCCGAAGCCGACAAAGTTAGCTTAGTTGCAGCCTTCAGCCCAGAAGTTAACAAAAAAGGCTTACAGGCGGGTAAATTCATTGGGGCGATCGCCAAAATTTGCGGCGGCGGCGGCGGCGGTAGACCAAACCTCGCCCAAGCCGGCGGACGCGATGCGAGTAAACTACCAGCAGCCCTGGAACAAGCCCAGAGTGAGTTAAAATCGGCCTTAGGTTAGGGCGTGAGAAATTAAGTTATGAGGGGTGTACTTGCAAAACCACCCTCATAACCCACGGAGAAAAACTACAGGCTTTTTTAGTTGTGAAAGACACTCAATTGTCTTGTTGCAATTTTGTACTTGAGCATCATTTCTCATGACTTAACTTGAGTTCGACGGAACCTAACCCCAACCCCTTCCCTACAAGGGAAGGCTGCTCAAAATCTATAACTGAGTACCAAATAATGAAGGTTTTAAGCCTCTCCCCGCGTCGGGGAGAGGTTTGGAGAGGGGTTCTTCCCAATTTATCGAACTCACGTTAACTTAATATTGAATGCTTAACTTATTTCTTCGATTGGATCTTCTGGCGGAGGATAGCGGTTAACTACTTTGTCAGCCGCACGAATATTCACAATTCTTTCTCGGTTTAAATTTAGCGCCGCTATTGTTGCTTTGCCAGTCGGTGTTAACCCATTAATTTTTAGTTTATCGGCAGACCAAATAAAATGCTCACTCCAGAGGCTTTGTCTTGGATTAAATAATGGAACTTCTAAACCAGATTCAGGATCTAAAGCTGTGGTTTTGGCTGACTTTCTACGGTTGCAATGAAAACAAGCTAAAGCCAAATTCTCTATAGTATCTTCACCGTTTTGACTTAAGGGAATAATATGATCCACCGTAAATAATACATACTGCCATTTTTCAGAGGCGTGGCAATATTCACATAATTCAGAGGCTCGTTGACGTATTTGTTGCTGAATTGCATCGGAAATTTTACGACTAGCCACATTTATATAATGCTGGTTATTGGGGGTTTTGTAAAAGATTGCGAGCTATGCGATTGAGAAAACTCAGGTAGTCGTCAATTTCTTCGTAGCTATCTAGTTCTTGTTCTTCTTCGGATGTGAGTGGAGAAATTAGTTGTTTGGCTAGTAAAACTTCAATGCGGTTTTGGACAATATTAGAAGCTCTAAATATAGGTATTCCCGCTTGTAACTCAATGCTGATTACACCCTCTAAAGGTAAGTTAGCTGGTAGATTGTGAAGCTTTGGCAGCAATGGAGTTGTCATAGTTAATTCTATGAAATGTTGTGATTGATTATAGCTCAATACGGTTTAGTTAAGAGAATAGTAGGTTGGGTGTAGCGATAGCGTAACCCAACAAAGTCTTGAGAATGTTGGGTTCCGTTCCTCCACCCAACCTACACAATTCTAAATTGTTAGTAAATCTTGAATCTGGTTCATTTGTTTACTACAAAACACAAAGGTTGACTAAACTCAACAATCACAATGTAAAATGAAACCTAACATTTTCGTAGCTTCATTTTTATAATTTCAATAATAGTTGTTGGTAGGTAACAATTTCAGTATTTTCAAATCTTTCAATCATTAATAAATCTTGATCACCAGTAACTAAAAAATTAGCATTACTATCTTTTGCTAATGCTAAGAGATAATTATCTTTCGGATCTCGACAAATAGATACTTCTGTTGTAATTATTATAAATAAACCAATAGCCTGCAAAATTTGAATTAATTCATCAACTTTGTTGCGCGGAAAATATTTTTGTAACTTAGGACGTTGAGTTACTATGATAATTTCCTGTAATATTTCCTCAGAAATCACTACTTGGACTGTTTCTTCAACTAAAAGATTCTTTAATTCTTTCAATCCCTTACCAATCAGAAAGCTAATCCAAAGATTAGTATCAATAATTATCTTGATTGCTTTGTTTTCTGGCATAAATTTGAGAACGGACGTTTTCTACTTCCTCTGTAATTTCCTCTAAAGATAATTCATCAGTTTGAAATGTTTCTAGTAACTGGCTTAACTTCTTATTCAATGTTTCTTTTTCTAGCTCTTTGCTGAGTAAAAGCTTTTCTGAATCAGACAGTTGTTTAACTAGAGTAAGAATTTGCTCAAATGTCAAGGGTAGTTGATAGGTATTTTGTAACATAGTGTCAAAGATTCTTTTATTTCTAATTATATGTTTATAGCTTTCTTTTTTGTCTTTATATTTACAATATCGCACTCCATTCGCTGCATGAAACAAAATCACCGCCGAAACCAAGAGCGAACCCAACGCCACAAGCGACGCAACCATGCCCAAAAACCACAAACAGAAGATATCAGTTTTATCTTCTAAATTGGGAACTGATTGAAGGCCATAAAAATAGCAGAATCAACCATACAAGGGCAAAGGGAAAGGCTATCAGCCCAAAAATGAAACACAAAATAAACTGAAACCAACCACGTTGAGCGAATTTTATTAATGATTTTAGCCACTGAGGATAAGGCATAGCTTCAAAAGGAAGCTGAAGTTCTTGGAAAATCGACTCGGCTTGATGCCAGACTGCAAATGCTTCTCGAATTTTGCCACACCGATAATAAGCATTGCTCAAATTCATTAAGGATGTACCTACGCCATTGCGATCGCCTATGTCCCTTTTAATTTCCAAAGACTGCTGGAACAACTCAATCGCCCGTTGGTACTTTCCCAGGGAGGAGTAAGCAGTACCTAAATTGTTTAAGGATGTACCTACGCCATTGCGATCGCCTATGTCCCTTTTGATTTCCAAAGACTGCTGGTGGAACTCAATCGCCTGTTGGTACTTTCCCAGAGAGTAGTAAGCATTGCCTAAATTGTTTAAAGATCTACCTACACCATTGCAATCACCTATATCCCTTGATATTTCCAAAGACTGCTGGTGGAACTCAATCGCCCGTTGGTACTCTCCCAGGAAGTAGTAAGTATTGCCTAAATTGTTTAAGGATATACTTACGCCATTGCGATCACCCATGTCCCTAAAGATTTCCAAAGACTGCTGGCGGAACTCAATTGCCCGTTGGTACTCTCCCAAGGAATGGTAAGCATTGCCTAAACCAATTAAGGAATTACCTACGCCATTGCGATCGCCTATATCTCTCGATATTTCCAAAGACTGCTGGAACAACTCAATCGCCCGTTGGTACTCTCCCACGGAGTTGTAAGCATTGCCTAAACCCATTAAGGAACCACCTACGCCATTGCGATCGCCTATATCTCTTGATATTTCCAAAGACTGCTGGAACAACTCAATCGCCCGTTGGTACTCTCCCACGGAGTTGTAAGTATTGCCTAAACCGATTAAGGAATTACTTACGCCGTTGCGATCGCCTATATCCCTAAATATTTCCAAAGACTGCTGGAACAACTCAATCGCCCGTTGGTACTCTCCCAGGTAACGGTAAGCATTGCCTAATGCAGTGAGAGAAGCCCCATAATTCCAATTTTCTCGCTCACCAATTTCTTTCCATTTACTGATTAACTGACCATATAATTCTACTTTGTCTACGAAAAAACCGCACAGGCCTAAAAACTTACTACAGACTCGAATGTTATCAAAGGCAGAGTCATAATCTTGCAACTGATAAAAGTGATCAAATATTTCCAAATATTCTCTAACATCGTCTTTTGTTGTCCAAGGTGGTTGTTTAGCAACTGAGCGATAATAATCAATGGCTCGTTGATGCGCCTCACTCTGATCGCCGGCTTTATACCGCACATACTCCAACACCACAGGCTGAAACTCAAATCGCCGCTTACCATTGAGTTTTTCTACCAACAAAGAACGCTTAACAATATTCCTTAATTCTTTCTCAATCTCTGCTGCTGAATTTCCTGGCAACATAGCCACGGCTGCTGCACTGTCAACCGCACCACGATACACACTAATATTCAGCAATAACGCCTTTTGTAACTCACTCAATCTATGAAAACTGGCATCCAACACCAACACCATCCCCACATTTTCCCGGCGATGCACACCTA comes from the Nostoc sp. PCC 7120 = FACHB-418 genome and includes:
- a CDS encoding HNH endonuclease, which codes for MASRKISDAIQQQIRQRASELCEYCHASEKWQYVLFTVDHIIPLSQNGEDTIENLALACFHCNRRKSAKTTALDPESGLEVPLFNPRQSLWSEHFIWSADKLKINGLTPTGKATIAALNLNRERIVNIRAADKVVNRYPPPEDPIEEIS
- a CDS encoding putative toxin-antitoxin system toxin component, PIN family, with protein sequence MPENKAIKIIIDTNLWISFLIGKGLKELKNLLVEETVQVVISEEILQEIIIVTQRPKLQKYFPRNKVDELIQILQAIGLFIIITTEVSICRDPKDNYLLALAKDSNANFLVTGDQDLLMIERFENTEIVTYQQLLLKL
- the alaS gene encoding alanine--tRNA ligase encodes the protein MSSNPQHLSGNEIRTRFLDFYAQRGHQILASASLVPEDPTVLLTIAGMLPFKPIFLGQRTPEFKRATTSQKCIRTNDIENVGRTKRHQTFFEMLGNFSFGDYFKEQAIAWGWEISTEVFGLPKERLVVSVFEEDDEAYAIWRDQIGVTEARIKRMGADDNFWVSGPTGPCGPCSEIYYDFHPERGDDNIDLEDDTRFIEFYNLVFMQYNRDASGNLTPLQNKNIDTGMGLERITQILQRVPNNYETDLIFPIIETAAKIAGIDYHSSDESTKVSLKVIGDHVRSVVHMIADEIRASNVGRGYVLRRLIRRVVRHGRLIGISGEFINQVAETAIALSESAYPNVRQRETVIKAELEREEANFLKTLDRGEKLLAEIIAEVKKQGKTVISGKDAFTLYDTHGFPLELTQEIAEENNLTVDVEGFQKQMEIQQQGGRGAHETIDLTVQGSLDKLAEHIHATEFIGYSQATATAKVEVLLVDGVVQEEAEAGTEVQIVLDETPFYAESGGQIGDRGYISGDGIVVQVEDVKKESDFFVHFGRIERGTLRVGDNVTAQIDRAGRRRAQANHTATHLLQAALKTIVDGGISQAGSLVSFDRLRFDFNSPRGLTVEEIQQVEEQINTWIAEAHSAKIELLPLAEAKARGAVAMFGEKYGDEVRVIDFPGVSMELCGGTHVSNTAEIGVFKIISEAGVASGVRRIEAVSGLAVLDYLNVRDKVVKDLSDRFKVKPEELPERITTLQNELRTTEKQLETLKGQLAIAKSDSLLQTADTCGDYKIIVAQLEGVDPESLKSAAERLLQKIGNGAVVLGSVPEADKVSLVAAFSPEVNKKGLQAGKFIGAIAKICGGGGGGRPNLAQAGGRDASKLPAALEQAQSELKSALG
- a CDS encoding tetratricopeptide repeat protein; translated protein: MIESSTKTESPGVLKAGNPGKSLAYWQGRTKEYAQIQQWLTDDNTFLIGIEGIGGTGKSTLATKIYDEIADFPKRFWADVSNGASFSDLARQVLTEFGFYVPEQETQLVEALVRCLRSGQFLLIIDNLESVLQPDRQWGSLFYGDFFQAWIESGGNSKVLVTTRERPELKGFEWLTLKGLQVDEGVALLTALGIKGNLGEFVELVDGHPLLLRLVADLLKEEYPQDPDLSRLADLGLGNLQQLLTDSQVVGVHRRENVGMVLVLDASFHRLSELQKALLLNISVYRGAVDSAAAVAMLPGNSAAEIEKELRNIVKRSLLVEKLNGKRRFEFQPVVLEYVRYKAGDQSEAHQRAIDYYRSVAKQPPWTTKDDVREYLEIFDHFYQLQDYDSAFDNIRVCSKFLGLCGFFVDKVELYGQLISKWKEIGERENWNYGASLTALGNAYRYLGEYQRAIELFQQSLEIFRDIGDRNGVSNSLIGLGNTYNSVGEYQRAIELFQQSLEISRDIGDRNGVGGSLMGLGNAYNSVGEYQRAIELFQQSLEISRDIGDRNGVGNSLIGLGNAYHSLGEYQRAIEFRQQSLEIFRDMGDRNGVSISLNNLGNTYYFLGEYQRAIEFHQQSLEISRDIGDCNGVGRSLNNLGNAYYSLGKYQQAIEFHQQSLEIKRDIGDRNGVGTSLNNLGTAYSSLGKYQRAIELFQQSLEIKRDIGDRNGVGTSLMNLSNAYYRCGKIREAFAVWHQAESIFQELQLPFEAMPYPQWLKSLIKFAQRGWFQFILCFIFGLIAFPFALVWLILLFLWPSISSQFRR
- the vap15 gene encoding type II toxin-antitoxin system VapB15 family antitoxin; its protein translation is MVASLVALGSLLVSAVILFHAANGVRYCKYKDKKESYKHIIRNKRIFDTMLQNTYQLPLTFEQILTLVKQLSDSEKLLLSKELEKETLNKKLSQLLETFQTDELSLEEITEEVENVRSQIYARKQSNQDNY